A genome region from Maridesulfovibrio salexigens DSM 2638 includes the following:
- a CDS encoding class I SAM-dependent methyltransferase, translating to MGKKNNRIEIDIAGKKILKHVRDIAKDNIIKKMLPSKKPAKILETSAGEGILALELKSEGHDLTITNFVQEGAEGLHEVKVDLNAADYEIDNGPFDAIICREVIEHIESVPHTLRMFHKHLSPGGTLILTFPNRLCLRSRAYHFFTGFYRGMPSPINLDLIMGEEHINLIGYPEMDYFLRKTGYNIEEVTSSEIRKSDKAWLIFKPLIWLATTFFILFHKKNREGYEKVTPEQRKANTFVRDVLLSTPALCGKDIVIKATKK from the coding sequence ATGGGCAAAAAAAACAACCGCATAGAAATAGACATCGCAGGCAAAAAAATACTCAAGCACGTCAGAGATATTGCCAAGGATAACATCATCAAAAAGATGCTCCCTTCCAAAAAACCGGCAAAAATACTCGAAACAAGCGCTGGGGAAGGAATCCTTGCTTTGGAACTCAAGTCCGAAGGGCACGACCTCACAATCACCAACTTTGTGCAGGAAGGAGCCGAAGGTCTTCATGAAGTCAAAGTAGATCTTAATGCCGCAGATTACGAAATAGACAACGGCCCTTTTGATGCCATCATTTGCAGGGAAGTTATCGAGCACATCGAAAGCGTCCCACACACTTTAAGGATGTTTCACAAACACCTTTCTCCGGGTGGGACCCTGATCCTGACCTTCCCCAACCGTCTTTGCCTGCGCTCAAGGGCTTATCACTTTTTTACAGGCTTTTACCGGGGTATGCCCTCCCCCATTAATCTGGATCTGATCATGGGAGAGGAACACATCAACCTAATCGGTTACCCGGAAATGGACTACTTCCTGCGCAAAACCGGATACAACATCGAAGAAGTAACCTCTTCCGAAATCAGGAAAAGCGACAAGGCATGGCTGATCTTCAAACCGCTGATCTGGCTGGCCACAACATTTTTCATCCTCTTCCACAAAAAGAATCGCGAAGGATACGAAAAGGTCACCCCGGAACAACGCAAGGCAAACACCTTTGTCCGGGATGTCCTGCTCTCCACTCCCGCTCTTTGCGGAAAGGACATTGTAATCAAGGCCACCAAAAAATAA
- a CDS encoding phenylacetate--CoA ligase family protein, producing MTRKDRTEGIYSRREVLDEGERRQYCALQLKELLTYAYRYSEDVKKRFDRAQFQVDKFKELSDLKHIPILKKKELIFLQSMGPRLGGLLTKDLGELRRIFLSPGPIFDPEDRSDDYWGWTEGFYAAGFRSGDVAQVTFNYHLAPAGLMFEEPLRNLNCAVVPAGPGSTNSQLEIMQKLRVTGYVGTPSYLMHLAQKAEEAGLNLRKDLYLEVAFVTGEKFSEKMRSDLEKKFDLIMRQGYGTADVGCIGYECYHKNGLHITNRAFVEICHPDTGIPLKDGEVGEIVITAFNKTYPLIRLATGDLSYIDRTPCPCGRSTPRLGNIVGRVDTTARIKGMFVYPHQVEQVMAHFEEVKRWQIEVTNPGGIDEMILNIEVSNFKREDELLHMFREKIKLRPMLKVLTPGSLPPQIRPIEDKRNWD from the coding sequence ATGACTCGTAAAGACCGTACCGAAGGCATCTATAGCCGTCGTGAAGTTCTTGATGAAGGCGAAAGACGCCAATACTGCGCCCTGCAGCTCAAAGAACTTTTGACCTATGCCTACCGTTATTCTGAAGACGTCAAAAAACGTTTCGACAGAGCTCAGTTTCAAGTCGATAAGTTCAAAGAACTTTCCGATCTTAAACATATACCTATATTAAAGAAGAAAGAACTGATCTTCCTGCAGTCCATGGGACCGCGTCTTGGCGGATTGCTGACCAAAGACCTTGGCGAACTGCGCCGCATCTTCCTTTCTCCCGGTCCTATCTTCGATCCTGAAGATCGTTCCGATGATTACTGGGGATGGACTGAAGGTTTCTACGCTGCCGGATTCCGTTCCGGTGACGTAGCACAGGTTACTTTCAACTATCATCTGGCTCCTGCCGGACTTATGTTTGAAGAACCCCTGCGTAACCTTAATTGCGCAGTTGTTCCTGCTGGTCCCGGTTCTACCAATAGCCAGCTTGAAATCATGCAGAAGCTTCGTGTTACCGGCTATGTCGGTACTCCCAGTTATCTGATGCATCTGGCTCAGAAGGCTGAAGAAGCCGGCCTGAACCTGCGTAAGGACCTGTATCTTGAAGTCGCATTTGTTACCGGGGAAAAATTCTCCGAAAAAATGCGTTCCGATCTGGAGAAGAAATTCGATCTGATCATGCGTCAGGGTTACGGAACCGCAGATGTCGGTTGTATCGGTTACGAGTGCTACCACAAGAATGGTCTGCACATCACCAACCGTGCTTTTGTTGAAATCTGCCATCCCGATACCGGTATTCCGCTTAAGGACGGTGAAGTTGGTGAAATCGTAATCACCGCTTTCAACAAGACCTACCCCCTGATCAGACTCGCTACCGGCGATCTGAGCTACATTGACCGCACTCCTTGTCCCTGCGGACGTTCCACACCGCGCCTCGGTAACATCGTTGGCCGCGTGGATACCACTGCACGTATCAAGGGTATGTTCGTCTATCCCCATCAGGTTGAACAGGTCATGGCACACTTCGAAGAAGTCAAACGCTGGCAGATCGAAGTTACCAACCCCGGCGGCATTGATGAAATGATCCTCAACATTGAGGTTTCCAACTTCAAGCGTGAAGATGAGCTGCTGCACATGTTCCGTGAAAAGATCAAGCTGCGCCCCATGCTCAAGGTTCTGACTCCCGGCTCACTGCCTCCGCAGATCAGGCCCATTGAAGATAAGCGTAACTGGGATTAA
- a CDS encoding ChaN family lipoprotein: MTFNTINKCARAVLVLCALFFVLGGCVKKNIPPEMAVSFLPCSGDYIDQVGDPLPFDKLMVEAAKADYVLIGEGHTSICDHKAQFEILEGLTRGHTKVAIGLEMVTAQKQDILNRFNLGQIPVLELPKELDWENGWRFDFNMFKPIFELAEKRRLTVAGLNFPFRVVREVREKGLEGLTPEDRAMLPEKVISPAPEQEEGLKEVLAMHQGRDATDPKQIERFFLVQSLWDTGMAEKAVQLRRSSGHPVVILAGGGHVEHGWGIPRRLKVLDPQAKVMTIMPWRGDEFYPTAADSFFYCPPSYESRMGMTIEIRQGRAVISAVKRDRKGYKKGLRPGDIISKAQGIPVTSLTAMHMAGSKAHKEDKPLVFTIDRRGEIFDLDMGRLTRMKKDK, from the coding sequence ATGACTTTTAATACCATCAACAAGTGCGCAAGGGCCGTTCTGGTCCTTTGCGCACTTTTTTTTGTGCTTGGCGGTTGTGTGAAGAAAAACATTCCACCAGAAATGGCGGTTTCTTTCCTGCCTTGTTCCGGGGATTATATTGATCAGGTGGGCGATCCGCTTCCTTTCGATAAGCTAATGGTCGAGGCTGCAAAGGCCGACTACGTGCTCATCGGAGAAGGGCATACCTCCATTTGTGACCACAAGGCTCAGTTTGAGATTCTTGAAGGTTTGACCCGTGGGCATACTAAGGTCGCAATCGGTCTTGAGATGGTTACCGCTCAGAAGCAGGATATTCTTAACCGTTTCAATCTGGGTCAGATTCCGGTCTTGGAGCTGCCCAAGGAACTTGATTGGGAGAATGGCTGGCGTTTTGATTTCAATATGTTCAAGCCGATTTTTGAACTGGCGGAAAAGCGCAGGTTGACTGTTGCCGGATTGAATTTTCCTTTTCGAGTGGTCAGAGAGGTTCGCGAGAAAGGCCTTGAAGGGCTTACCCCGGAAGACAGGGCTATGTTGCCGGAAAAAGTTATCTCTCCCGCGCCTGAACAAGAAGAAGGTTTAAAAGAAGTACTGGCCATGCATCAGGGCCGTGATGCAACGGACCCCAAGCAGATTGAGCGTTTTTTTCTTGTCCAATCTCTTTGGGATACGGGGATGGCGGAAAAGGCCGTGCAATTGCGCCGAAGTTCCGGGCATCCGGTGGTGATTCTTGCCGGGGGCGGACATGTAGAGCACGGTTGGGGCATACCCCGCAGGCTGAAAGTACTTGACCCGCAGGCTAAAGTTATGACCATCATGCCTTGGCGTGGTGATGAATTTTATCCCACAGCAGCGGATTCATTCTTTTATTGTCCGCCGTCTTATGAAAGTCGCATGGGCATGACAATTGAAATACGTCAGGGAAGGGCGGTGATCAGCGCTGTTAAGCGTGACCGTAAGGGCTACAAGAAAGGATTGCGCCCCGGCGATATTATTTCCAAGGCTCAGGGAATTCCCGTAACCAGCCTGACTGCCATGCACATGGCCGGGTCCAAGGCCCACAAGGAAGACAAGCCGCTGGTTTTCACCATTGATCGTCGCGGTGAGATTTTCGACCTTGATATGGGCAGACTGACCCGCATGAAGAAAGATAAATAA
- the mutM gene encoding bifunctional DNA-formamidopyrimidine glycosylase/DNA-(apurinic or apyrimidinic site) lyase: protein MPELPEVEVISRGLAESLEGKTIESVKILNHSSVKMPWYLFSSRVAGEKITRIHRRAKLLIMDLGDDLHITFHLKMTGRVLAHEGPTTPEPHTRIVFGLTDGGSIEFHDTRKFGEVRALNNEELQEWDFYKNLGPEPLEVTAEELAERITGRKAQIKGLLLNQSVVAGCGNIYADESLFRSGIHPKAKASDLSNESLVKLFTELQAVLKQAIQENGSSIRDYVDAGGDAGGFQNSFKVYGKKGEPCPDCGKIFEGATVAGRTSTFCSNCQKMKD from the coding sequence ATGCCAGAATTGCCGGAAGTAGAAGTAATCTCCCGTGGTCTTGCCGAATCTCTTGAAGGCAAGACAATTGAATCTGTTAAAATTCTCAACCACAGTTCTGTAAAAATGCCGTGGTATCTGTTTTCCTCTCGCGTGGCAGGGGAGAAGATTACCCGCATTCATCGTCGCGCTAAGTTGCTGATCATGGATCTTGGCGATGATTTGCATATAACCTTTCATCTTAAGATGACCGGAAGGGTCCTTGCTCATGAAGGCCCAACCACCCCAGAGCCGCACACCCGTATTGTTTTCGGTCTTACCGACGGCGGTTCTATTGAATTTCACGATACCCGCAAATTCGGAGAAGTACGCGCATTGAACAATGAAGAGCTTCAGGAATGGGATTTTTATAAGAATCTCGGTCCCGAGCCTCTGGAAGTAACAGCCGAAGAACTCGCGGAACGTATCACCGGACGCAAGGCCCAGATCAAGGGCTTACTGCTCAATCAGTCCGTAGTGGCCGGGTGCGGAAACATTTATGCTGACGAATCCCTGTTTCGTTCCGGCATTCATCCCAAGGCAAAGGCATCCGATCTTTCTAATGAATCTCTGGTGAAACTGTTCACTGAATTGCAGGCTGTGCTTAAGCAGGCAATTCAGGAAAACGGTAGTTCCATCCGCGATTACGTGGATGCGGGCGGTGATGCCGGAGGCTTTCAGAACAGTTTTAAAGTTTATGGCAAGAAAGGCGAGCCCTGTCCCGATTGCGGGAAGATATTTGAAGGCGCTACCGTCGCGGGACGTACTTCCACTTTTTGCAGTAATTGTCAGAAAATGAAGGATTAG
- the murJ gene encoding murein biosynthesis integral membrane protein MurJ, whose translation MTAESSKIVRNASVVAGATLLSRVLGFVRDLIVAFALGAGLPADAFFVAFRIPNLLRRLFGEGSLTMAFVPVFSRVRKEQGDAAAFEMARSSMLWLLLILGALTVLAIVGAKYIVMLIAPGFIGNPALMSLTVDLVRVCFPYVIFICGVALCMGILNSMGHFLAPALAPCMLNVALIGSALIGYFTGNSVALFMAWGVLIGGVLQWMLQQPYLKRIGLHWRGKAELDNPGVKRMGKLMLPTVLGAAVYQINVVLGTLLASFLPVGSVSYLYYADRLVQFPLGVFGIAVGTAALPSLAKLYVEGQHDDFAKTLKQSVGLILFISLPAMAGLVSLAEPLIGLLFQRGAFDAQAVTATSQALMAYGIGLPFIAMSRPLVSAFYAQEDTRTPVKVAILCLLVNVGAGYLLMQHIAHVGLALAVSISSMLNCLLLSIIMGRRTGLFPMPFGSVAKSVLLSALIGAGAWYSAGYDILWFALIPVWMAVYGFGSLLLKSDDARMLVGALRRKI comes from the coding sequence ATGACCGCTGAATCCAGTAAAATAGTCCGCAACGCCTCGGTAGTAGCCGGGGCGACTTTGCTTTCAAGGGTCCTTGGCTTTGTCAGGGACCTTATTGTTGCGTTCGCGTTAGGCGCTGGTCTGCCTGCGGATGCATTTTTTGTGGCCTTTCGTATTCCAAACCTGTTGCGCAGGCTGTTCGGGGAAGGCTCTTTGACCATGGCTTTTGTCCCGGTTTTCAGCCGCGTGCGTAAGGAACAGGGTGATGCTGCGGCCTTTGAAATGGCAAGGTCTTCCATGCTTTGGCTGCTGCTCATTCTTGGAGCACTTACCGTGCTGGCAATTGTCGGTGCCAAATACATTGTAATGCTGATTGCGCCCGGGTTTATCGGAAATCCCGCGTTGATGTCTCTTACGGTCGATTTGGTAAGAGTTTGTTTCCCTTATGTTATTTTTATTTGCGGTGTTGCGCTTTGCATGGGCATCCTGAATAGTATGGGCCATTTTCTGGCTCCGGCACTGGCTCCGTGCATGCTCAATGTTGCTTTGATAGGATCGGCTCTGATCGGCTATTTTACCGGGAACAGTGTTGCTTTGTTCATGGCTTGGGGTGTGCTTATCGGTGGAGTGCTGCAATGGATGCTGCAACAGCCTTATCTTAAGCGTATCGGGCTTCATTGGCGCGGTAAGGCGGAGCTTGATAACCCCGGTGTGAAACGCATGGGTAAACTCATGCTGCCCACTGTTCTGGGAGCGGCTGTCTATCAGATCAACGTGGTTCTGGGTACTTTGCTGGCTTCGTTTCTTCCTGTCGGTTCTGTTTCCTATCTTTATTATGCCGACCGCCTAGTACAATTCCCGCTGGGTGTTTTCGGTATCGCTGTAGGTACGGCGGCCCTGCCCAGTCTGGCAAAGCTTTACGTTGAAGGGCAGCATGATGATTTCGCCAAGACCCTTAAGCAGAGTGTCGGCTTGATCCTGTTTATTTCCCTGCCTGCAATGGCTGGTTTGGTCTCCCTTGCCGAGCCGCTTATCGGTTTACTTTTTCAGCGCGGGGCCTTTGATGCACAGGCGGTGACAGCTACTTCGCAGGCGCTTATGGCTTATGGAATCGGCCTTCCGTTTATTGCCATGTCCCGTCCGTTGGTTTCAGCCTTTTATGCACAGGAAGATACCCGGACTCCGGTTAAGGTAGCCATCTTATGTTTATTGGTTAATGTTGGCGCAGGGTATCTGCTCATGCAGCATATTGCCCATGTGGGTCTGGCCTTGGCGGTATCGATTTCGTCCATGCTCAATTGTCTGCTTCTTTCTATTATTATGGGCCGCAGGACCGGACTCTTCCCGATGCCGTTTGGAAGTGTGGCAAAGAGCGTTCTGCTCAGTGCATTGATAGGTGCAGGGGCGTGGTACAGTGCCGGGTATGATATTTTATGGTTCGCACTTATCCCGGTTTGGATGGCGGTTTATGGATTCGGTTCGCTGCTGCTCAAGTCAGATGATGCTCGTATGTTAGTTGGGGCATTGCGAAGAAAGATTTAA
- a CDS encoding tRNA1(Val) (adenine(37)-N6)-methyltransferase, whose translation MFEEIRNYFPRGLVQPQSGFRFSTDSLLISSFVSVPSQARVLDLGTGSGVIPLGIMLRHPDKGLNITGLEINSDMVAAAEENVQKLGFAEEIGIVQGNVCTPDFAPAGSYDLVVSNPPYRSEGRGKACPDEDRNKARFEIDCDLDAFVATASRMVRNRGRVCFVFLAERLTELIDSFTRHKLEPKRMKFIHGRIDSPSKVVMLEAVKGGKPGLILEPPVILFERDNSLTPSSIEYCPFIAK comes from the coding sequence ATGTTTGAAGAAATCCGTAATTATTTTCCACGTGGACTTGTACAGCCTCAGTCTGGTTTCAGGTTTTCCACAGACTCTCTGCTGATCAGTAGTTTTGTGTCTGTTCCCAGTCAGGCTCGTGTGCTTGATCTTGGAACAGGCAGTGGAGTTATTCCGCTGGGCATTATGCTGCGTCATCCGGATAAAGGTCTGAACATCACCGGACTGGAAATTAATTCTGATATGGTTGCGGCTGCGGAAGAGAATGTGCAGAAACTTGGTTTTGCTGAGGAAATCGGCATTGTGCAGGGCAATGTCTGCACACCGGATTTCGCCCCCGCCGGGAGTTACGATCTGGTGGTCTCCAACCCGCCGTACCGTAGCGAGGGCAGAGGTAAGGCCTGTCCGGATGAAGATCGCAACAAGGCCCGGTTCGAGATTGATTGTGATCTTGATGCATTTGTTGCCACGGCATCACGCATGGTCCGTAACAGGGGGCGGGTCTGCTTTGTTTTTCTGGCAGAGCGGCTGACCGAGCTAATTGATTCCTTCACCCGTCACAAGCTGGAACCTAAGCGCATGAAATTTATCCACGGGCGCATAGATTCGCCATCAAAAGTAGTAATGCTTGAAGCTGTGAAGGGCGGCAAGCCGGGGCTGATTCTGGAACCGCCTGTGATTTTATTTGAAAGAGATAATTCCTTAACTCCATCTTCAATTGAGTATTGTCCATTCATTGCCAAGTAG
- a CDS encoding AAA family ATPase: MIKKILLKNFLAHAETEIEPGPGMTVLTGPNNSGKSSIVEALRCIATNPLPKHFIRHGAKQARVELEMDDGVRVAWIRKKATAWYEVLRPDEEEWEVYAKFGRNTPEDILNILRLNQVPLEGGKSLDVHIGNQRNPIFLLDQPSSVAAQFFASSSEASHLLAMQTELKNRVRAAKREKSFQQQKLDEIRTELDELQTLPDVNLELETARDLKGRMDVLDNEIPAVEKYLQRKGELENYKTSLGAREKELSELKEAPELFPSVPLERVVSGMERLRIHGQNLKARSESLDGLQVPPELFPVQRLEAELVRQNQLTFAEEKQNARRKVLEPLSSPPQLEDVTALSATIHNLSGNYGARDEILRRAAVLVPLNEPPELHDFSALMKVMNNLSSLHKAQTDAQARLTELEKSESDLKQKIEVRLAEIGNCPLCGGDLDAQKLIGEESNES; encoded by the coding sequence ATGATCAAAAAAATATTACTAAAAAATTTCTTGGCCCATGCGGAAACCGAGATTGAGCCCGGTCCGGGCATGACCGTGCTGACTGGTCCCAACAACAGCGGTAAATCTTCCATTGTTGAGGCTTTGCGCTGCATTGCAACCAATCCGCTGCCGAAACATTTTATTCGTCACGGAGCTAAACAGGCTCGTGTTGAATTGGAAATGGATGATGGCGTTCGTGTGGCGTGGATTCGTAAAAAGGCTACTGCGTGGTATGAAGTTCTTCGCCCCGATGAAGAGGAATGGGAAGTTTATGCCAAATTCGGGCGTAATACCCCGGAAGATATTTTGAACATTTTGCGCCTTAATCAGGTTCCGTTGGAAGGCGGCAAATCGCTTGATGTCCACATCGGCAACCAGCGTAATCCTATCTTTCTGCTCGATCAGCCTTCATCTGTTGCCGCTCAGTTTTTTGCTTCGTCTTCGGAAGCTTCTCATTTGTTGGCCATGCAGACAGAACTTAAAAACCGTGTTCGTGCTGCCAAGCGGGAGAAAAGTTTCCAGCAGCAGAAACTCGATGAAATCCGTACTGAGCTTGATGAACTGCAAACCCTGCCCGATGTAAATCTGGAACTTGAAACTGCCCGAGATCTGAAAGGGCGGATGGATGTTCTGGATAATGAAATCCCGGCGGTAGAAAAATATCTGCAACGTAAAGGCGAGCTTGAAAATTACAAAACAAGCCTCGGCGCGCGGGAAAAAGAATTGTCGGAATTGAAGGAAGCGCCCGAACTTTTTCCTTCCGTACCTTTGGAGCGTGTGGTTTCAGGCATGGAGCGTTTGCGTATTCATGGGCAGAATCTGAAAGCAAGGTCTGAGTCACTTGACGGATTACAAGTACCTCCCGAACTTTTCCCGGTACAGCGTCTGGAAGCGGAGCTTGTGCGGCAAAATCAACTTACTTTTGCAGAAGAAAAACAGAATGCACGACGCAAGGTGCTGGAACCGCTCTCATCTCCTCCTCAGCTGGAAGATGTTACTGCACTTTCCGCAACTATCCACAATCTGTCCGGCAACTATGGGGCAAGGGATGAGATTTTACGCCGCGCTGCTGTGTTGGTTCCGTTAAATGAGCCTCCAGAACTTCATGATTTTTCGGCTCTTATGAAGGTTATGAACAATCTTTCTTCTTTGCACAAAGCACAGACAGACGCGCAGGCCCGTTTGACTGAACTTGAAAAGTCCGAATCTGACCTTAAACAGAAGATTGAGGTCCGACTGGCAGAAATTGGGAATTGTCCGCTCTGCGGCGGTGATCTTGATGCGCAAAAGTTGATCGGGGAGGAAAGTAATGAGTCTTGA
- a CDS encoding metallophosphoesterase — translation MSLEKVKANGLFLIGDPHIASTPPGQRLGDFAADVLEKLEACFERAAELEMIPLILGDLFHWPRDNGNSLLVDMIGLFGKYKPFVLVGNHDKYQARFTPDVSMAVLDAAGVINLISEQGPAFELETPQGLVLIGASPDSTPIPKEFDREDGKYIKVVWVTHHNISFPECEKKQHAIKEKTGIDWIINGHIHRPRESITKGMTTWANPGNITRLVFSRLALERKPQAGIWTPACDDLDKWEIPHRDFYEVFPNQEFLPEAEDAAAAESKFLQGLERLAWKRTHEGEGLKQFLTDNIDPEEPESTLIWELYTEVTDGNG, via the coding sequence ATGAGTCTTGAGAAAGTAAAAGCTAACGGGCTTTTCCTTATCGGAGACCCTCATATAGCCTCTACTCCTCCGGGCCAGCGGCTGGGAGATTTTGCTGCGGACGTACTGGAAAAATTGGAAGCCTGTTTTGAGCGAGCTGCTGAATTGGAAATGATCCCGCTGATTCTGGGTGATCTTTTCCACTGGCCGCGTGATAACGGCAATTCCTTGCTGGTGGATATGATCGGGCTGTTCGGTAAGTATAAGCCTTTTGTGTTGGTGGGTAACCATGACAAATATCAGGCTCGTTTCACTCCGGACGTTTCCATGGCCGTGCTTGATGCCGCCGGGGTTATCAATTTGATTAGTGAACAGGGTCCGGCTTTTGAACTTGAGACTCCGCAGGGGCTGGTATTGATTGGTGCGTCGCCGGATTCCACGCCCATTCCCAAGGAGTTTGATCGCGAGGACGGGAAGTATATTAAGGTAGTCTGGGTGACTCATCATAATATTTCTTTTCCCGAGTGCGAGAAAAAGCAGCACGCTATCAAGGAAAAAACGGGCATAGACTGGATTATTAACGGTCATATTCATCGTCCGCGCGAATCTATCACCAAGGGGATGACGACTTGGGCTAACCCCGGAAATATTACCCGTCTTGTTTTTTCCCGGTTGGCTCTTGAGCGTAAACCGCAGGCAGGAATCTGGACTCCGGCTTGTGATGATCTTGATAAATGGGAAATTCCTCATCGTGACTTTTACGAAGTATTTCCTAATCAGGAATTTTTACCCGAAGCTGAAGATGCGGCAGCAGCCGAATCAAAATTTTTACAGGGCCTTGAGCGTCTGGCATGGAAAAGAACCCATGAAGGCGAGGGGCTTAAGCAGTTTTTAACAGATAATATCGACCCGGAAGAGCCGGAAAGCACTCTAATCTGGGAATTGTATACGGAGGTTACCGATGGCAATGGGTAA
- a CDS encoding ATPase involved in DNA repair-like protein: protein MEQSEITLESLERRADRLSAKASSRMDDWLSLREEGRKVDEFLEIAPGAADRLEELSTALFGELLSELETNLTHAIREILGQDREVKAVASIRDKKLQVDFQILNQGGEEDIMVGQGGSVCNILSVGLRLIALSRLNPEAHRPFLVLDEQDCWLRPDLVPGFMELIRTIAERLGFQVLVISHHPLDLFSESADAILALQPQKEGGPSVERVK, encoded by the coding sequence ATGGAACAATCTGAAATTACACTTGAATCCTTAGAACGCAGAGCAGATCGGTTAAGTGCTAAGGCTTCGTCACGCATGGATGACTGGCTGTCTTTGCGTGAAGAGGGCCGCAAGGTCGATGAATTTTTGGAAATAGCTCCGGGCGCGGCTGATCGGTTGGAAGAGCTTTCCACCGCTTTGTTCGGGGAACTTTTGAGCGAACTTGAGACCAACCTTACTCATGCCATCCGTGAAATTCTCGGGCAGGATCGCGAAGTTAAGGCTGTTGCCTCTATTCGTGATAAAAAGTTGCAGGTTGATTTCCAGATTTTAAATCAGGGCGGCGAAGAAGATATCATGGTCGGGCAGGGCGGCTCGGTTTGTAATATTTTATCTGTGGGATTGCGGCTTATTGCTCTGTCGCGGCTGAATCCTGAAGCGCATAGGCCCTTTCTGGTACTGGATGAACAGGATTGCTGGCTGCGTCCTGACCTTGTGCCCGGATTTATGGAATTGATCAGGACCATTGCAGAGCGGCTGGGTTTTCAGGTGCTCGTTATCAGTCATCATCCTTTAGATTTATTTTCTGAAAGTGCGGATGCAATTCTGGCTTTGCAACCACAGAAAGAAGGTGGTCCGTCTGTGGAAAGGGTTAAGTAA